In Brassica napus cultivar Da-Ae unplaced genomic scaffold, Da-Ae ScsIHWf_2150;HRSCAF=2802, whole genome shotgun sequence, a genomic segment contains:
- the LOC125600207 gene encoding photosystem II CP43 reaction center protein-like — protein sequence MGVAGVLGAALLCAIHGATVFALGWRLKISLMKTLYSLRRFYHVETLFNGTLALAGRDQTTTGFAWWAGNARLINLSGKLLGAHVAHAGLIVFWAGAMNLFEVAHLYLKSPCMNKD from the exons ATGGGAGTCGCTGGTGTACTGGGCGCGGCTCTGTTATGCGCTATTCATGGTGCTACT GTATTCGCGCTTGGATGGCGGCTCAAGATCAGCCTCATGAAAACCTTATATTCCCTGAGGAGGTTCTACCACGTGGAAACGCTCTTTAATGGAACTTTAGCTTTAGCTGGTCGTGACCAGACAACCACTGGTTTCGCTTGGTGGGCCGGGAATGCCCGACTTATCAATTTATCTGGTAAACTATTGGGAGCTCATGTAGCCCATGCCGGATTAATCGTATTCTGGGCCGGAGCAATGAACTTATTTGAAGTGGCTCATTTGTACCTGAAAAGCCCATGTATGAACAAGGATTGA